Proteins from a genomic interval of Qipengyuania sp. JC766:
- a CDS encoding PepSY-associated TM helix domain-containing protein, whose amino-acid sequence MEMARAMDGGTQVRAKPAPKAARTWWKVHQWVGLKISLFMTFILFTGTLAVMSAEIDWLLQPSLRVAPSTVEGPVAWARIAENAIEYPGVAKASSIEAPTASAFAAKVTVEDAEGELFFLHAHPTTGEIQGTGPWVGARRVLRNMHRHLNLPVWIGVPIVTSLAFLLLVTLVSSFVVYKKWWRGFAKPLRTRDARTWWGDFHRLAGVWSLWFVALISLTSVWYFVESLGGDAPRQPSVELEGPTGTTLAPADLAAAFEAALAANPDLRVQGALLPTADDPLLQLHGDYEAVLVRPRSNAVWVDSRTAEVLLTTDGRDLGLHQRIGEMADPLHFGYFGGYWTKVPWFLFGLALTGLAVSGAAIYSLRIARERGSAVQLSRAFSGMWQGMGHWRWLSVGLLVVASVFLVFLFTGIP is encoded by the coding sequence ATGGAAATGGCGCGGGCCATGGACGGCGGCACGCAAGTCCGTGCGAAGCCCGCGCCCAAGGCCGCGCGCACCTGGTGGAAAGTGCACCAGTGGGTCGGGCTGAAGATCAGCCTGTTCATGACCTTCATCCTGTTCACCGGCACGCTGGCCGTGATGAGCGCGGAGATCGACTGGCTGCTCCAGCCGAGCCTGCGGGTCGCGCCTTCGACCGTGGAAGGCCCGGTCGCCTGGGCCAGGATTGCCGAAAACGCGATCGAATACCCGGGCGTCGCGAAAGCCTCCTCGATCGAGGCGCCGACCGCCTCCGCCTTTGCCGCCAAGGTCACGGTCGAGGACGCCGAGGGCGAACTGTTCTTCCTCCACGCCCATCCGACAACCGGCGAAATCCAGGGCACCGGCCCGTGGGTCGGCGCGCGGCGGGTACTGCGCAACATGCACCGGCACCTGAACCTGCCGGTCTGGATCGGGGTACCGATCGTCACCTCGCTTGCCTTCCTGCTGCTGGTGACGCTGGTCTCTTCCTTCGTCGTCTACAAGAAATGGTGGCGCGGTTTTGCCAAGCCGCTGCGCACGCGCGATGCGCGGACCTGGTGGGGCGATTTCCACCGGTTGGCGGGCGTCTGGTCGCTGTGGTTCGTTGCCTTGATCAGCCTGACGAGCGTCTGGTATTTCGTGGAAAGCCTGGGCGGCGACGCGCCGCGCCAGCCGAGCGTGGAACTGGAGGGCCCGACCGGTACGACCCTTGCGCCCGCCGACCTCGCCGCGGCGTTCGAGGCGGCACTGGCCGCCAATCCGGACCTGCGGGTACAGGGCGCTCTTCTGCCCACGGCCGACGACCCGCTGCTCCAGCTTCACGGCGATTACGAGGCGGTGCTGGTGCGACCCCGCTCGAACGCGGTCTGGGTCGATAGCCGTACGGCGGAAGTTTTGCTGACGACGGACGGGCGCGATCTGGGCCTGCACCAGCGGATCGGGGAAATGGCCGATCCGCTGCATTTCGGCTATTTCGGCGGATACTGGACCAAGGTGCCGTGGTTCCTGTTCGGGCTCGCGCTGACCGGGCTCGCTGTTTCCGGCGCGGCGATCTACTCGCTCAGGATCGCGCGGGAGCGCGGCTCCGCCGTGCAGCTGTCACGCGCGTTTTCCGGAATGTGGCAGGGCATGGGCCATTGGCGCTGGCTGTCGGTCGGCCTGCTCGTGGTGGCGAGCGTGTTCCTGGTTTTCCTCTTCACCGGTATCCCCTGA
- a CDS encoding DUF2141 domain-containing protein yields the protein MKKFMLLAAAAPALALAACGGAETDTATTDDTAMTDDAMATDPMAGDTAMAGEGGVTVTINGVEPGEGQLFVALQNEEGFAGAEGTYTQKVDASGATVTATFEGVAPGQYAAAVIHDQNADGNVELGEAGPTEAWGLSGTAQTGGAPKFGPAAFTVSETGGNATVSLMYPE from the coding sequence ATGAAGAAGTTCATGCTTTTGGCCGCTGCCGCTCCGGCTCTCGCGCTCGCCGCTTGCGGCGGTGCCGAAACCGACACGGCTACCACCGACGACACGGCGATGACCGATGACGCGATGGCCACCGACCCGATGGCCGGCGATACCGCCATGGCCGGCGAAGGCGGCGTGACCGTGACCATCAACGGCGTCGAGCCGGGCGAAGGCCAGCTCTTCGTCGCGCTGCAGAACGAAGAAGGTTTTGCCGGCGCCGAAGGTACCTATACTCAGAAGGTCGACGCGTCCGGTGCGACCGTGACCGCGACCTTCGAAGGCGTGGCCCCCGGCCAGTACGCCGCTGCGGTGATCCACGACCAGAACGCCGACGGCAATGTCGAGCTTGGCGAAGCCGGCCCGACCGAAGCTTGGGGCCTCAGCGGCACCGCGCAGACCGGTGGCGCTCCGAAATTCGGCCCGGCCGCATTCACCGTCTCCGAAACGGGCGGCAATGCCACCGTTTCGCTGATGTACCCGGAATAA
- a CDS encoding tetratricopeptide repeat protein, whose amino-acid sequence MIRAIVATFAILAALVSAASASAQTAPVFPREDLFQAGNTAHQNGQYALASREFEAACRAGHYPACYNFALMHDAGTATGASQAMARDLYRRICDAGYSMGCYNYGAYLDQGKGGARDAATAYRVFADLAAKGHMKGAYNAGHMALNGDGTDADIFTAIRFFEIAAGKGSAEAQTAMGAIYEGGFGHFVDIPKALEWYRKAAAQGDVFASSRVTLIAQVAYERGIDAEENGDYAEAGKAFAFSCERGFQMGCYQYGIYQYYGRDGVRKDVFAAFDAFNGYCRSDPDFGCPSVMKVAWETRGSNFRDIGPLRTWLEAKCRRGRGVHCYNLSMLYENGGFGMANRAKRLEYLKAACDLNVKEGCSAHEQFTAPDFRTLQITQAPTYSSRYSMTNGSYRSPSSSGSTMANYNARQAARDFSQHLNSIRAIGSATVRTCPASNRYC is encoded by the coding sequence ATGATTCGTGCAATTGTGGCAACGTTTGCAATTCTTGCAGCGCTGGTTTCCGCCGCGTCCGCGAGCGCACAGACAGCGCCGGTCTTCCCGCGCGAAGATCTTTTCCAGGCCGGCAATACCGCGCACCAGAACGGGCAATACGCACTCGCTTCGCGCGAGTTCGAAGCGGCATGCCGGGCCGGGCACTATCCGGCCTGCTACAACTTCGCGTTGATGCACGACGCAGGCACCGCGACCGGTGCGAGCCAGGCGATGGCACGCGATCTCTATCGCCGGATCTGCGATGCCGGGTACAGCATGGGGTGCTACAATTACGGCGCCTATCTCGACCAGGGGAAGGGCGGGGCGCGCGATGCCGCGACCGCCTATCGCGTTTTCGCCGATCTGGCCGCCAAGGGGCACATGAAGGGCGCCTACAATGCCGGCCACATGGCGCTGAACGGCGACGGGACGGATGCCGACATCTTCACCGCGATCCGATTTTTCGAAATCGCCGCAGGCAAGGGCAGCGCCGAAGCGCAGACCGCGATGGGCGCGATCTACGAAGGCGGGTTCGGCCATTTCGTCGATATTCCCAAGGCGCTGGAATGGTACCGCAAGGCTGCGGCCCAGGGGGACGTTTTCGCCAGTTCGCGCGTCACCCTGATCGCGCAGGTCGCTTACGAGCGCGGGATCGATGCCGAGGAGAACGGCGATTATGCCGAGGCGGGCAAGGCGTTTGCCTTCAGTTGCGAGCGCGGGTTCCAGATGGGCTGTTACCAGTACGGCATCTACCAGTATTACGGGCGCGACGGTGTCCGGAAGGACGTGTTCGCGGCGTTCGACGCCTTCAATGGGTATTGCCGGTCCGATCCCGATTTCGGCTGCCCCTCGGTCATGAAGGTGGCGTGGGAAACCCGTGGGTCCAATTTCCGCGACATAGGGCCGCTGCGAACATGGCTGGAAGCGAAATGCCGCCGCGGCCGCGGGGTCCACTGCTACAACCTGTCCATGCTTTACGAGAACGGCGGCTTCGGAATGGCGAACCGGGCCAAGCGGCTGGAATATCTGAAAGCGGCGTGCGACTTGAACGTGAAGGAAGGATGCAGCGCGCACGAGCAGTTCACGGCGCCCGATTTCAGGACCCTGCAGATCACACAGGCGCCGACCTATTCGTCGCGCTATTCCATGACGAACGGCTCATACCGGTCGCCTTCCAGCAGCGGCAGCACGATGGCGAACTACAATGCGCGCCAGGCGGCACGCGATTTCTCGCAGCACCTTAATTCGATCCGCGCCATCGGATCGGCGACGGTCAGGACCTGTCCCGCCAGCAACCGTTATTGCTGA
- a CDS encoding glutamate-5-semialdehyde dehydrogenase, whose amino-acid sequence MNDMSEDPTIHVHQLGRRAREATRGLLAASTDAKNAALRAAAKALRDNTDSLLEANAKDVAGVEGKKPDSFVDRLRLTEDRVEGMAAALEQIAELPDPVGRQLAQFDRPNGLKIERVAVPIGVVGMIYESRPNVGADASALCLKSGNAVILRGGSESRHSTRVIVECMRKGLAEAGLPEDAVQTVGTTDRAAVAALLTADEFVDLVIPRGGRGLVELVRDQASVPTLLHLDGNCHSYVHEAADLDKAAEVIRNAKLRRTGVCGATESIVVDRAVADDFVPRLAEIMGSDCELRGDETAVSIDDRIKPATDEDWDTEYLDPIASVKIVEGLDEAIAWVDEHSSHHTDAIMTEDDAAARRFMTAIDSAIVMHNASTQFADGGEFGMGAEIGIATGKMHARGPVGLEQLTSFKYLVHGQGQTRP is encoded by the coding sequence ATGAACGACATGAGCGAAGACCCCACCATCCACGTCCACCAGCTCGGCCGGAGGGCCCGCGAGGCCACCCGCGGCCTGCTCGCTGCGAGCACGGACGCCAAGAACGCGGCGCTGCGCGCTGCGGCGAAGGCGCTGCGCGACAATACCGACTCGCTGCTGGAAGCGAACGCGAAGGACGTCGCCGGCGTCGAAGGCAAGAAGCCCGACAGCTTCGTCGACCGCCTGCGCCTGACCGAGGACCGCGTCGAAGGCATGGCCGCGGCGCTGGAACAGATCGCCGAACTGCCCGATCCCGTCGGGCGTCAACTCGCGCAGTTCGACCGGCCCAACGGGCTGAAGATCGAACGCGTCGCCGTGCCCATCGGCGTGGTCGGCATGATCTACGAATCGCGCCCCAATGTCGGTGCCGATGCGAGCGCGCTGTGCCTCAAGTCGGGCAACGCCGTGATCCTGCGTGGCGGGAGCGAGAGCCGCCATTCCACCCGCGTGATCGTCGAATGCATGCGCAAGGGCCTCGCCGAAGCCGGCCTGCCCGAAGACGCGGTGCAGACCGTCGGCACGACCGACCGTGCCGCGGTCGCCGCGCTGCTGACCGCCGACGAATTCGTCGACCTCGTCATCCCGCGCGGGGGACGCGGCCTTGTCGAACTGGTCCGTGACCAGGCGAGCGTGCCCACGCTGCTGCACCTCGACGGCAACTGCCACAGTTACGTCCACGAAGCCGCCGATCTCGACAAGGCGGCCGAAGTTATTCGCAACGCGAAACTACGCCGCACCGGCGTATGCGGCGCGACGGAAAGCATCGTGGTGGACCGCGCCGTGGCCGACGATTTCGTGCCGCGCCTTGCGGAAATCATGGGCTCCGACTGCGAACTGCGCGGCGACGAGACCGCCGTTTCGATCGACGACCGGATCAAGCCGGCGACGGACGAGGACTGGGACACCGAGTATCTCGATCCCATCGCCAGCGTGAAGATCGTCGAGGGCCTCGACGAAGCGATCGCCTGGGTGGACGAGCACAGCTCGCACCACACCGATGCGATCATGACCGAGGACGATGCAGCCGCACGCCGCTTCATGACCGCGATCGATAGCGCTATTGTCATGCACAACGCCTCGACCCAGTTCGCCGATGGCGGCGAATTCGGCATGGGTGCGGAAATCGGTATCGCCACCGGGAAGATGCATGCACGCGGGCCTGTCGGCCTCGAGCAGCTGACCAGCTTCAAGTACCTCGTTCACGGTCAGGGCCAGACGCGCCCCTGA
- a CDS encoding pyrroline-5-carboxylate reductase dimerization domain-containing protein has protein sequence MGGALLNQWKTGPEKFAIVDPMLESAPEGVSLHRDADELDGTFDVIIVAIKPQMIDDVMPRYAELLNDGGYALSIAAGASVARISKALGDAPVVRVMPNLPASIGKGTSGVVAGPGVSQAMQDHAVEMMERAGTVLVVDEEESLDKITAVAGSGPGYVFEIARAYCAAAEGLGFSHDEARTLVLSTMEGTIAQALDGADKSLEDWRNSVTSKGGTTAAGLDALNGSGDLDRLMKATLEAAFHRAEELR, from the coding sequence ATGGGCGGCGCGCTCCTCAACCAGTGGAAAACCGGACCGGAAAAATTCGCCATCGTCGATCCGATGCTCGAATCCGCGCCCGAAGGCGTCAGCCTCCATCGCGACGCGGATGAGCTGGACGGCACGTTCGACGTGATCATCGTCGCCATCAAGCCGCAGATGATCGACGACGTAATGCCGCGTTATGCCGAACTCCTGAACGATGGCGGCTATGCGCTCTCGATCGCGGCGGGCGCATCCGTCGCGCGCATATCGAAGGCGCTGGGCGATGCACCGGTGGTGCGCGTGATGCCCAACCTTCCCGCCTCCATCGGCAAGGGCACCAGCGGCGTCGTCGCCGGGCCCGGCGTGTCGCAGGCGATGCAGGACCACGCGGTCGAAATGATGGAGCGGGCCGGAACCGTGCTGGTCGTGGACGAAGAGGAATCGCTCGACAAGATCACCGCCGTCGCCGGATCGGGCCCGGGATACGTGTTCGAGATCGCGCGCGCCTATTGCGCCGCTGCGGAAGGGCTCGGCTTCAGCCATGACGAAGCGCGCACGCTCGTCCTCTCCACCATGGAAGGCACGATCGCGCAGGCGCTGGACGGCGCGGACAAGTCGCTGGAAGACTGGCGCAATTCGGTCACCAGCAAGGGCGGGACCACGGCCGCCGGGCTGGACGCCCTCAACGGGAGTGGCGACCTCGATCGCCTGATGAAGGCCACGCTGGAAGCCGCCTTCCACCGCGCGGAAGAACTGCGCTGA
- the proB gene encoding glutamate 5-kinase yields the protein MTMPEQKKPKQKTLVVKIGSTLVANRQRLTPRFGFLQQLMDDITRLRESGTNVILCSSGAVALGLRTVGETPESAGVSDKQAAAACGMPLLLNAYRQIGHEFGIDIAQVLLTLGDFEHHRRFLNTRNTVFRLLEAGVMPIVNENDTITTEEIRVGDNDRLAAKVAQMADADDFIILTEVDGLYDRNPAEEGAKLIEEVVDVAPYMAATQGKSTLGTGGMTTKLMAANIAQEAGCTTYISHGEVDRPLTWVLEGKQRCSRFPAHDVPSTGWERWIANRLQVAGRITVSDAVADEIAEGDRPVRREDILSMNGDFTRGDVLHVFDEAETERARGLSDFTSEELRVLTVNADLDAEQLLGYRTKGEVIRAKNLVPLEGRHLRWNVNDELGGG from the coding sequence ATGACGATGCCCGAGCAGAAGAAACCCAAGCAGAAGACCCTCGTGGTCAAGATCGGCTCCACCCTCGTGGCGAACCGCCAGCGGCTGACCCCGCGGTTCGGATTCTTGCAGCAGCTGATGGACGACATCACCCGCCTGCGCGAAAGCGGCACCAATGTGATCCTGTGCAGTTCGGGCGCCGTCGCGCTGGGCCTGCGCACGGTGGGCGAGACGCCGGAGAGCGCCGGGGTGAGCGACAAGCAGGCCGCCGCCGCCTGCGGCATGCCACTGCTGCTCAATGCCTATCGCCAGATCGGTCACGAATTCGGGATCGATATCGCGCAGGTCCTGCTGACGCTGGGCGATTTCGAGCATCACCGGCGCTTCCTCAACACGCGCAACACCGTGTTCCGCCTGCTGGAAGCGGGCGTCATGCCGATCGTGAACGAGAACGACACGATCACGACCGAGGAAATCCGCGTGGGCGACAACGACCGCCTGGCCGCCAAGGTCGCGCAGATGGCCGACGCGGACGATTTCATCATCCTGACCGAGGTCGACGGCCTCTATGATCGCAACCCGGCCGAAGAAGGCGCGAAGCTGATCGAGGAAGTGGTCGACGTCGCGCCTTACATGGCTGCGACGCAGGGCAAGAGCACGCTGGGCACCGGCGGCATGACCACCAAGCTGATGGCGGCCAACATCGCGCAGGAAGCGGGCTGCACGACCTATATCTCGCATGGCGAGGTCGACCGGCCGCTGACCTGGGTGCTGGAAGGCAAGCAGCGCTGCAGCCGCTTCCCCGCGCACGACGTGCCCAGCACCGGCTGGGAACGCTGGATCGCCAACCGCCTGCAGGTGGCGGGCCGCATCACCGTGTCGGACGCGGTCGCGGACGAGATTGCCGAAGGGGACCGCCCCGTCCGGCGCGAGGACATCCTGTCGATGAACGGCGATTTCACGCGCGGCGACGTGCTGCATGTCTTCGACGAGGCCGAAACCGAACGCGCCCGCGGTCTCAGCGACTTCACGTCGGAGGAGTTGCGCGTCCTGACGGTCAACGCCGACCTCGATGCGGAGCAGTTGCTCGGCTACCGGACCAAGGGCGAGGTGATCCGCGCCAAGAACCTCGTCCCGCTGGAAGGGCGGCACCTGCGCTGGAACGTGAACGACGAGCTGGGCGGGGGCTGA
- a CDS encoding outer membrane protein assembly factor BamD has product MHTKSLRRAAAFSLLAATTALTACGGGSGNAGVRDTAYVARDVETLYSSAKDRLDRGQSTLAAALFDEVERQHPYSPWARRAQLMSAFSYYSARDYNKAIQSAQRFLSIHPGNKDAPYAYYLIGLSYYEQISDVTRDQRITEQARIALTEVTRRFPNSSYANDARLKLDLVEDHLAGKEMEIGRYYQRSGRWLAAQIRFQNVVDEYQTTSHAPEALYRLTESSLALGIPAEAKKYAAVLGANYPGSEWYDKAYDLIGDKAPELASIGG; this is encoded by the coding sequence ATGCATACCAAATCCCTGCGCCGCGCCGCGGCTTTCTCCCTCCTTGCCGCCACCACCGCCCTCACGGCCTGCGGCGGCGGCTCCGGCAATGCCGGGGTGCGCGATACCGCCTATGTCGCGCGGGACGTGGAAACGCTCTACAGCTCGGCCAAGGACCGGCTCGATCGCGGGCAGTCGACGCTCGCCGCGGCGCTGTTCGACGAGGTCGAGCGCCAGCATCCCTATTCGCCCTGGGCCCGCCGTGCGCAGCTGATGAGCGCGTTCAGCTATTACAGCGCGCGCGATTACAACAAGGCGATCCAGAGCGCGCAGCGCTTCCTGTCGATCCACCCGGGCAACAAGGACGCGCCTTATGCCTACTACCTGATCGGCCTGTCCTATTACGAGCAGATCAGCGACGTGACGCGCGACCAGCGGATCACGGAACAGGCGCGGATCGCACTGACGGAAGTCACGCGCCGCTTCCCCAATTCGTCCTATGCCAACGACGCCCGGCTGAAGCTGGACCTCGTGGAGGATCACCTCGCGGGCAAGGAAATGGAGATCGGCCGGTATTACCAGCGCTCCGGCCGCTGGCTCGCCGCGCAGATCCGCTTCCAGAACGTGGTCGACGAATACCAGACCACCAGCCACGCGCCCGAAGCGCTCTATCGCCTGACGGAGAGCAGCCTTGCGCTGGGCATTCCGGCAGAAGCGAAGAAGTACGCCGCCGTGCTGGGCGCCAACTATCCGGGCAGCGAATGGTACGACAAGGCCTACGACCTGATCGGCGACAAGGCACCCGAACTGGCCAGCATCGGCGGCTGA
- the recN gene encoding DNA repair protein RecN encodes MLTHLAIRNIVLIEALDLEFRRGLGVLTGETGAGKSILLDALGLVLGNRADSGLVRAGEPKASVTATFEFANLPPAIAEALDDADIEIEPGEPLIVRRQLKADGGSKAFVNDQPVGVALLREFANALVELHGQHDDRGLVNPRGHRTLLDRYAGADSAAVSKAWRTWQDARARLEAAEAEIEQARADQDLLLAHLAELTALEPQAGEEARLDATRADMRKGERLAGDLEDLRQVWDGSDSPLAAMRVAARKLDRIGEEHPLLAEALASLDRAVIEAGEAEAKLQAAAEALVHDPAALDAAESRLFDLRALARKHDCQVDDLPETMRSMRAKLDAIEAGDAEIDALEEAAKEAAVAYRNAAEKLHADRLAAAERLDAAVAHELVPLKLDAARFRTQVELLDEDRWGAHGMDAVEFLIATNPGADFAPLGKIASGGELSRFILALKVALAEQGGAATVIFDEIDRGVGGAVASAIGERLARLASDGQLLAVTHSPQVAARGGTHYLIAKSSEGTVTRTSVGLLDAEGRQEEIARMLSGAEVTPEARAQADRLLEGV; translated from the coding sequence ATGCTGACCCATCTCGCCATCCGCAACATCGTGCTGATCGAGGCGCTGGACCTGGAGTTCCGCCGCGGTCTCGGCGTGCTGACCGGCGAAACGGGTGCGGGCAAGTCCATCCTGCTCGACGCGCTGGGCCTCGTCCTGGGCAACCGGGCGGACAGCGGGCTGGTGCGCGCCGGCGAACCCAAGGCGAGCGTGACGGCCACCTTCGAATTCGCGAACCTGCCGCCCGCGATCGCCGAGGCGCTGGACGATGCCGATATCGAGATAGAACCGGGCGAACCGCTGATCGTGCGCCGCCAACTAAAAGCCGATGGCGGATCGAAGGCCTTCGTCAACGACCAGCCCGTGGGCGTCGCCTTGTTGCGCGAATTCGCCAACGCGCTGGTCGAACTGCATGGCCAGCACGACGATCGCGGCCTCGTCAATCCGCGCGGCCATCGCACCCTGCTGGACCGCTATGCCGGCGCCGACAGCGCCGCGGTATCGAAGGCGTGGCGCACATGGCAGGACGCGCGCGCCCGGCTGGAGGCGGCCGAAGCGGAAATCGAACAGGCGCGCGCCGACCAGGATCTGCTGCTGGCGCACCTTGCGGAACTGACTGCGCTGGAGCCGCAGGCGGGCGAGGAAGCGCGGCTGGATGCGACCCGGGCCGACATGCGCAAGGGAGAGCGGCTCGCGGGCGACCTGGAGGATTTGCGGCAGGTGTGGGACGGATCGGACTCGCCGCTTGCCGCCATGCGCGTCGCCGCGCGCAAGCTCGACCGCATCGGGGAAGAACATCCGCTGCTGGCCGAAGCGCTGGCCTCGCTCGACCGGGCGGTGATCGAGGCGGGCGAAGCGGAAGCGAAGCTGCAGGCAGCGGCCGAAGCGCTGGTGCACGACCCCGCCGCGCTGGACGCGGCGGAAAGCCGGCTGTTCGATTTGCGGGCACTGGCGCGCAAGCATGATTGCCAGGTCGACGACCTGCCCGAGACCATGCGCTCCATGCGCGCGAAGCTGGATGCGATCGAGGCCGGCGATGCCGAGATCGACGCGCTGGAGGAAGCTGCAAAGGAAGCGGCGGTCGCCTATCGCAACGCGGCGGAAAAGCTGCACGCGGACCGGCTGGCGGCGGCGGAACGGCTGGACGCGGCGGTCGCGCATGAGCTCGTGCCGCTGAAGCTCGATGCTGCGCGGTTCCGCACGCAGGTGGAACTGCTGGACGAGGACCGCTGGGGCGCCCACGGCATGGACGCGGTCGAATTCCTCATCGCCACCAACCCCGGGGCGGATTTCGCCCCGCTGGGCAAGATCGCGAGCGGCGGCGAACTCTCGCGCTTCATTCTCGCGCTCAAGGTCGCGCTGGCGGAGCAGGGCGGGGCGGCCACGGTGATCTTCGACGAGATCGACCGCGGCGTCGGCGGCGCAGTAGCAAGCGCCATCGGCGAACGGCTGGCCCGGCTGGCGAGCGACGGGCAATTGCTGGCCGTCACGCACAGCCCGCAAGTCGCCGCGCGCGGCGGCACGCACTACCTGATCGCCAAGTCGTCCGAGGGCACCGTGACGCGCACCAGCGTCGGCCTGCTCGACGCGGAAGGCCGGCAGGAAGAGATCGCCCGGATGCTGAGCGGCGCCGAAGTGACCCCCGAAGCGCGCGCGCAGGCGGACAGGCTGCTGGAGGGCGTGTGA